From a region of the Aeoliella mucimassa genome:
- a CDS encoding lipoate--protein ligase family protein — protein MHLLNLTLDQPAANLALDEALLHLCEQGESAGVLRFWETAEPMVVVGRASRIVEEVHQQECQHRLVPVLRRISGGLSIVTGPGCLMYTVVEPVAPHQTDIDGLHQRVLDKMVHAIRGLGLPIERAGTSDLTIVGGDGHRRKVSGNSLRLGRGAYLYHGTLLYDFDLPLIPTLLKQPPRAPEYRDGRSHDDFIANLPTTADQLRQAIAQEWDASEQFSSWPRDKMEALLATKYKLDEWNRSR, from the coding sequence ATGCACCTGCTGAACCTCACCCTCGACCAACCAGCCGCCAACTTGGCCCTCGACGAAGCACTGCTCCACCTGTGCGAGCAAGGAGAATCCGCGGGAGTCTTGCGATTCTGGGAAACCGCCGAACCGATGGTCGTCGTCGGTCGGGCGTCGCGGATTGTCGAGGAAGTTCACCAGCAGGAGTGCCAGCACCGCTTGGTGCCAGTGCTCCGCCGAATAAGCGGCGGGCTGTCGATCGTCACCGGTCCGGGGTGCTTGATGTATACCGTGGTCGAGCCGGTCGCCCCGCACCAGACCGACATCGACGGGCTGCACCAACGGGTGCTCGACAAAATGGTACATGCCATCCGTGGGCTGGGGCTCCCGATCGAGCGGGCGGGCACCAGCGATCTGACCATCGTCGGCGGCGATGGCCACCGCCGCAAGGTATCGGGCAACAGTCTGCGACTCGGCCGCGGGGCCTATCTGTACCATGGCACGCTGCTGTACGACTTCGACTTGCCGTTAATCCCCACGCTGCTCAAACAGCCCCCACGAGCCCCAGAGTACCGCGACGGCCGCAGCCACGACGATTTCATCGCCAACCTGCCAACCACGGCCGACCAATTGCGCCAGGCGATTGCCCAGGAGTGGGATGCGAGTGAACAATTCAGCAGTTGGCCACGTGATAAGATGGAGGCATTGCTAGCCACCAAATACAAGTTGGACGAGTGGAACCGGAGCCGTTAG
- a CDS encoding DNA topoisomerase IV subunit A, with the protein MAKKRPVRPTPTKAPVKLTARDKKTLSSLTGLADGVVKAAKTKRDPYVDIPSRTLSNVHYSARKRIIEMGNNKNRRQLFDLSQAKAYMRTMLVAKGCKELIGEGKTTSLRGMFYMLKHKIEKTNENTFDNQNECDPIIEDLEVLIGSIREELHLYAKTAGNMVGPLTLIDKGDVIDCARMGSGGYGIPSIVESHVIELDKKKCGAEFILHVEKDTVWQRFNEDRFWEKHNCLLTHGGGQPPRGVRRLLHRMHNELELPVYCLLDNDPWGYYIYSVIKQGSINLAFESQRMAIPDAKYLGVRSSDFERCELTDAAIIGLNDNDRKRAKQIAKYPWFEKKKKWQAEIQRMLKNDFKIEVEGLMTKGISYATEEYVPERLDAQDWLD; encoded by the coding sequence ATGGCCAAAAAACGCCCCGTACGCCCGACTCCCACCAAAGCCCCCGTCAAGCTGACCGCTCGCGACAAGAAGACCCTCTCGTCGCTCACCGGCCTGGCCGATGGGGTGGTGAAAGCGGCAAAAACCAAACGCGATCCGTACGTCGATATCCCCAGCCGCACGCTGTCGAACGTCCACTACAGCGCCCGCAAGCGGATCATCGAGATGGGCAACAACAAGAACCGCCGGCAGTTGTTCGACCTGTCGCAGGCCAAGGCCTACATGCGGACGATGCTCGTCGCCAAGGGGTGCAAGGAGCTGATTGGCGAGGGGAAGACTACCAGTCTCCGGGGTATGTTCTACATGCTCAAGCACAAGATTGAAAAAACGAATGAGAATACCTTCGACAATCAAAACGAGTGTGATCCGATTATCGAGGATCTTGAAGTTCTTATCGGTAGTATTCGTGAAGAGTTGCATCTATACGCCAAGACAGCAGGCAACATGGTCGGCCCACTTACTCTCATCGATAAAGGCGACGTCATTGATTGCGCCAGAATGGGGTCGGGGGGGTATGGAATTCCATCGATTGTTGAGTCTCATGTTATCGAACTCGATAAGAAAAAGTGTGGAGCAGAGTTCATCCTGCATGTTGAAAAAGACACCGTGTGGCAACGGTTCAACGAGGATCGATTCTGGGAGAAACACAATTGTTTGCTAACCCATGGAGGTGGTCAGCCTCCTCGGGGGGTCCGGCGGTTGTTGCATCGCATGCACAACGAACTAGAGTTGCCTGTCTATTGCTTGCTCGACAACGACCCCTGGGGGTACTACATCTACAGTGTGATCAAGCAAGGCTCGATCAATCTGGCGTTCGAGTCGCAACGCATGGCGATTCCCGATGCTAAGTATCTTGGCGTACGCAGTAGTGATTTTGAGCGCTGCGAGTTGACGGATGCAGCAATCATTGGGTTGAACGACAACGACCGCAAACGAGCGAAACAAATTGCTAAGTATCCTTGGTTTGAGAAAAAGAAGAAGTGGCAAGCCGAGATACAGCGGATGCTCAAAAACGACTTCAAGATTGAGGTCGAAGGACTAATGACAAAAGGCATAAGTTATGCCACGGAGGAGTACGTACCGGAGCGGCTGGACGCGCAGGACTGGCTCGACTAG
- a CDS encoding DNA topoisomerase VI subunit B: protein MASASRKKKPANSTSDSTESDTAAPKRSSARRSTAKAMAANQKEISVSEFFAKNRHLLGFDNPRKALLTTVKEAVDNSLDACEEAGILPEIWVHIQQTGTNRYKVGIQDNGPGILKKQIPLIFGKLLYGSKFHRLRQSRGQQGIGISAAGMYGVQTTGKPVKIISKVSVRKPAHYYEIQIDTKKNEPKILNGKGEGVDIPPGAKGEKVIEKHGIEWVDQPHGTRVTIELEAKYVRGRGSVDEYLQQTAIANPHITLHYTDPEDYVYEYLRSAEVLPPEPKEIKPHPYGVEIGRLAQMIEESEPMTTSEFFRTKFSRLTPGVTRKLCEAAGVTMRTGIRKLNRSHADKIYEKIQTTKISPPATDCICPIGEDLILKGLHQVVPGEFYAAATRPPSVYRGNPFQIEVGLAYGGSAPTQNVTMDLLIELLEETDTRTVRQFLIHTFNGLGGEGADKIVKTAKLKTRQNPSGLKPKDREKLFEAMKNVNVAEGQQMEVMRYANRVPLQFQQSACAVTQTVIGTNWRGYGLSQSRGAMPKGPVSLMVHIASVWVPFTSESKEAIASYPEIQKEIRLGLQAVGRKLGMYLRRRQRVKQQSDRREIFMRYLKEVSGAVSAINGAEKDELYDQLLKVAKKVTSDADMQLDDRGRPIEEDPTEMDLGDNVLIVDPAEHEAAINRVEKVEEDEEMEEGYEEEAECEEEQEE from the coding sequence TTGGCCAGCGCTTCCCGTAAGAAGAAACCCGCGAACTCCACTTCTGACAGCACCGAGTCCGACACCGCGGCCCCCAAGCGTTCGTCGGCCCGCCGGAGCACCGCCAAGGCAATGGCGGCCAATCAGAAGGAGATTTCGGTCAGCGAATTCTTCGCCAAAAACCGTCACCTGCTTGGATTCGACAACCCTCGTAAAGCGCTGCTCACCACGGTGAAGGAAGCCGTCGATAACTCGCTCGACGCCTGCGAAGAGGCCGGCATCCTGCCCGAAATCTGGGTGCACATCCAGCAAACCGGCACCAACCGCTACAAGGTCGGCATCCAAGACAACGGCCCCGGTATTCTCAAGAAGCAGATTCCGCTGATTTTCGGAAAGTTGCTCTACGGGTCGAAATTTCACCGCCTCCGCCAAAGCCGTGGTCAGCAAGGTATTGGTATCTCGGCCGCTGGCATGTACGGCGTGCAAACCACCGGCAAGCCGGTCAAAATCATCTCGAAGGTCTCGGTCCGCAAGCCGGCCCATTACTACGAGATTCAGATCGACACCAAGAAGAACGAACCGAAGATTCTCAATGGCAAAGGGGAGGGGGTCGATATCCCTCCCGGCGCCAAAGGCGAGAAGGTGATCGAGAAGCATGGCATCGAGTGGGTCGACCAGCCACACGGAACGCGGGTGACCATCGAGCTCGAAGCCAAATACGTTCGTGGCCGAGGGAGCGTCGACGAGTATCTGCAGCAAACAGCGATTGCCAATCCGCACATCACGCTGCACTACACCGACCCCGAAGACTACGTGTACGAATACCTGCGCAGTGCCGAGGTGTTGCCGCCGGAGCCGAAGGAGATCAAGCCGCATCCCTATGGAGTGGAGATTGGCCGACTCGCGCAGATGATCGAAGAGTCGGAACCAATGACCACCAGCGAGTTCTTTCGCACCAAGTTCTCGCGACTCACACCCGGCGTGACTCGCAAGCTTTGCGAAGCGGCCGGCGTGACCATGCGTACCGGGATTCGTAAGCTGAACCGGTCGCACGCCGACAAAATCTACGAGAAGATTCAAACCACCAAAATCTCGCCGCCCGCGACCGACTGCATCTGCCCGATTGGCGAGGACCTGATTCTCAAGGGCCTTCACCAGGTGGTGCCTGGCGAGTTTTACGCCGCCGCCACGCGGCCCCCTTCGGTGTATCGTGGCAACCCGTTCCAGATCGAGGTCGGGTTGGCCTACGGCGGTAGCGCTCCCACGCAAAACGTCACGATGGACCTGTTGATCGAACTGCTGGAAGAGACCGACACCCGCACGGTTCGGCAATTCCTCATTCACACGTTCAACGGACTCGGCGGCGAAGGAGCCGACAAGATCGTAAAGACAGCCAAGCTCAAAACACGCCAGAATCCAAGCGGGCTGAAGCCGAAGGATCGTGAGAAGCTGTTCGAGGCAATGAAGAACGTGAACGTCGCCGAAGGGCAGCAGATGGAAGTGATGCGATACGCCAATCGCGTGCCACTGCAGTTCCAGCAATCCGCCTGTGCGGTCACTCAAACCGTGATCGGCACCAACTGGCGCGGCTACGGGCTTAGCCAGTCGCGCGGGGCGATGCCCAAAGGACCGGTGAGCCTGATGGTGCACATCGCCAGCGTGTGGGTGCCATTTACGAGCGAAAGCAAGGAAGCGATTGCCAGCTATCCGGAAATCCAGAAAGAGATTCGCCTCGGCCTGCAGGCAGTCGGGCGTAAGCTCGGCATGTACCTCCGCCGCCGGCAACGGGTCAAGCAACAAAGCGACCGCCGCGAGATCTTCATGCGATATCTGAAGGAAGTCTCGGGCGCGGTCAGCGCGATCAACGGTGCCGAGAAGGACGAGCTCTACGATCAACTGCTGAAGGTGGCCAAAAAGGTGACGAGCGACGCCGACATGCAGCTCGACGACCGAGGTCGCCCGATCGAAGAAGATCCCACCGAAATGGACCTGGGCGACAACGTGCTGATCGTCGACCCGGCCGAGCACGAAGCCGCGATTAATCGTGTGGAGAAGGTAGAAGAAGACGAGGAGATGGAGGAAGGGTACGAAGAAGAAGCGGAATGCGAAGAAGAGCAAGAAGAGTAA
- a CDS encoding Uma2 family endonuclease, whose product MSIDSLVYATFDQTSPHTTLGPHTADDYLSLPEGERVELLRGRLTMMSPAPTPRHQHIGANLWRVFDDIAAQQGGIAIVSPVDVVLLQRTIAQPDVVYLRPEKKQLVGQRIEGVPDLLVEIVSPSSRRIDRVEKLDLYAKAGVPEYWIVDPDSRIIEFHTLDGESYRVVAHDSGKYQSAQFAEVVLDLTAFWQEIDRRLPPKQQ is encoded by the coding sequence ATGTCCATCGACTCGCTGGTCTACGCAACGTTTGACCAAACGTCGCCCCATACAACATTGGGCCCCCACACCGCAGACGATTACCTGTCGCTGCCGGAAGGGGAACGCGTGGAGCTATTGAGGGGAAGATTGACCATGATGTCACCTGCACCTACGCCGCGGCACCAGCACATCGGCGCGAATCTCTGGCGAGTCTTCGACGATATCGCTGCCCAGCAAGGGGGGATCGCAATCGTATCGCCGGTGGATGTCGTACTGCTACAGCGAACGATTGCCCAGCCCGATGTGGTTTACTTGCGTCCAGAGAAGAAGCAATTAGTTGGGCAGCGTATCGAAGGGGTACCCGACCTACTGGTCGAAATCGTTTCGCCCTCCAGTAGGCGAATCGACCGCGTCGAAAAGTTGGATCTCTACGCCAAGGCGGGGGTGCCGGAGTATTGGATCGTCGATCCCGATTCCCGCATCATTGAATTTCACACTCTCGATGGCGAGAGCTATCGGGTCGTTGCTCACGACTCGGGTAAGTACCAGTCGGCGCAATTTGCCGAGGTGGTGCTCGACCTGACTGCATTCTGGCAAGAAATCGATCGCCGGTTGCCGCCGAAGCAGCAGTAG
- a CDS encoding diacylglycerol kinase family protein, with product MKANHGKTDRTNRPSIVGRWTSKFACAFRGLRAATWREDSFHVHLPAAVVVCGVAVWLGISKTEWLALVLCITMVLTAELMNTAIEHLSRAITQEEHPEIRDALDVASGAVLVASLGAGVIGVIILICHLPIL from the coding sequence ATGAAAGCCAACCATGGGAAAACCGATCGCACGAACCGGCCATCGATCGTAGGACGCTGGACCAGCAAGTTCGCCTGCGCGTTTCGCGGGCTGCGTGCGGCCACCTGGCGCGAGGATAGTTTCCACGTACACTTGCCGGCGGCCGTGGTCGTGTGCGGCGTCGCCGTGTGGCTGGGCATTTCGAAAACCGAGTGGCTAGCCCTGGTGCTCTGCATCACCATGGTGCTCACGGCCGAATTGATGAACACGGCCATCGAGCATCTGTCGCGAGCGATCACCCAAGAAGAGCACCCCGAGATTCGCGACGCTTTGGACGTCGCCAGCGGGGCGGTGCTGGTCGCCTCGCTCGGCGCCGGCGTGATCGGCGTGATCATCCTAATCTGCCATTTGCCGATTCTATAA
- a CDS encoding DUF2459 domain-containing protein, producing the protein MYLPGLLRSRLAPVWRWTWRICQPIVVLMLAFGGALLVGQIPVNRDFQAPAEGVEIFVYVDSAHSKIVVPLRNEVRDWSPWFSTSDFKSLTGKESYVAFDWGDREFFLNTQRWKDIKADLTAWAMLWPTDTVMHVTMKTKPEENHLYRSVTITPEGYAKMVEFIESHFRLDGSARLGGTHPRLIPGRGFVNHDAFYEGLGTYSLFYTCNAWTGDALQVAGVRTGCWTPFPVGIMQTDD; encoded by the coding sequence ATGTACCTGCCCGGCCTGCTGCGATCGCGACTTGCTCCTGTGTGGCGGTGGACCTGGCGCATTTGCCAGCCGATCGTGGTTCTGATGCTGGCATTCGGCGGGGCGTTGCTCGTGGGGCAGATTCCGGTGAATCGCGACTTCCAGGCTCCTGCCGAAGGGGTCGAGATCTTTGTGTACGTCGATTCGGCGCATTCGAAGATCGTGGTACCGCTTCGCAACGAGGTCCGCGACTGGAGCCCATGGTTCTCGACCAGCGATTTTAAGTCGCTCACAGGCAAGGAGTCGTACGTCGCCTTCGACTGGGGCGATCGCGAGTTTTTTCTCAATACTCAGCGTTGGAAAGACATAAAAGCGGATCTCACCGCGTGGGCGATGCTCTGGCCGACCGACACGGTGATGCACGTGACGATGAAGACCAAGCCAGAAGAGAACCACCTGTACCGGTCGGTCACGATCACGCCGGAAGGCTATGCGAAGATGGTCGAGTTCATCGAGTCGCACTTTCGGCTCGACGGTTCCGCTCGCTTGGGGGGAACGCATCCGCGACTGATTCCAGGGCGTGGTTTTGTGAACCACGACGCTTTCTACGAAGGTCTCGGCACCTACTCACTGTTCTACACCTGCAACGCTTGGACTGGCGACGCCTTGCAGGTGGCCGGGGTGCGTACTGGTTGTTGGACTCCGTTTCCGGTAGGCATTATGCAGACCGACGACTAG
- a CDS encoding NUDIX hydrolase, with translation MHRYNLLQMLERYLALYPNEQPMVARITALVEQHTDCFERTCKPGHITGSAWVVSSDHQQAALVHHRKLGKWLQPGGHADGDGDVVQVAWREATEETGLTDITLYQLEGTLVPLDVDVHEIPARYDQQGQLIEEAHEHHDIRFLFIAGANQTLVTSEESHAVEWFDQQELRDRIEEESVLRLIEKAAEWLA, from the coding sequence ATGCATCGATACAACCTTCTCCAGATGCTCGAACGATACCTCGCGCTCTACCCCAACGAGCAGCCAATGGTAGCGCGAATTACTGCCTTGGTCGAACAACACACCGACTGTTTTGAGCGAACGTGCAAACCAGGGCATATTACGGGCTCGGCCTGGGTTGTTTCGTCGGATCACCAACAGGCCGCGCTAGTACATCACCGCAAGTTGGGGAAATGGCTCCAGCCAGGCGGGCATGCCGATGGCGATGGCGACGTGGTGCAGGTCGCCTGGCGCGAGGCCACTGAGGAGACCGGCCTGACCGACATCACGTTGTACCAACTCGAAGGTACTCTGGTGCCGCTCGATGTCGACGTGCACGAGATTCCCGCACGCTACGACCAGCAGGGCCAACTGATCGAAGAGGCCCACGAGCACCACGATATTCGATTCTTATTTATAGCAGGAGCCAATCAAACACTCGTCACCAGCGAAGAATCTCATGCGGTCGAATGGTTCGATCAGCAAGAACTTCGCGACCGCATCGAAGAAGAGAGCGTCCTGCGACTGATCGAAAAAGCCGCTGAGTGGCTGGCCTAA
- a CDS encoding esterase/lipase family protein, which yields MLTELRSPSENEADLLHDDAVSRDLVVLTHGISSSKWFLLPLARRLRQQGFDTLLHSYFSLWGSNRQIGRRFARRLHRLAARYPDRTIHVVAHSMGSIVTRCALLERVPDSLGRIVMVGPPNRGSDVAQRISNSTGWLMPTLKELSDTPDSFVNQLPASVSPYDVGVVVASHDRVVRPECTTLDDLTDQVVLRGFHTGVLWRPETALHVGHFLRTGRFLAVE from the coding sequence ATGCTAACCGAATTACGCTCGCCATCGGAAAATGAGGCAGACCTTCTCCATGATGACGCTGTTTCGCGTGATCTGGTGGTGCTGACGCATGGCATTTCGTCGAGCAAGTGGTTCTTGTTGCCTCTTGCGCGACGTTTACGTCAGCAGGGGTTCGATACGCTGCTGCATAGTTACTTTTCGCTTTGGGGATCCAACCGGCAGATCGGCCGGCGGTTTGCTCGGCGATTGCATCGCTTGGCCGCCCGGTATCCCGATCGCACGATTCATGTGGTCGCTCACAGCATGGGCAGTATCGTGACTCGCTGCGCGTTGCTCGAACGGGTTCCCGACTCGCTGGGGCGGATCGTGATGGTGGGGCCTCCGAATCGAGGCTCGGATGTTGCCCAGCGTATTTCGAACTCCACAGGCTGGTTGATGCCGACGCTCAAGGAACTGTCGGACACGCCCGACAGTTTTGTCAACCAATTGCCAGCTAGCGTGAGTCCCTACGATGTCGGCGTGGTGGTGGCTTCGCACGACCGGGTAGTGCGGCCCGAGTGCACTACCCTAGACGACCTAACCGACCAAGTCGTGCTGCGAGGATTTCACACTGGGGTACTCTGGCGTCCAGAAACCGCGTTGCATGTTGGGCATTTCCTGCGAACTGGCCGATTTCTTGCCGTAGAATAG